The following are encoded in a window of Pseudomonas sp. JQ170C genomic DNA:
- a CDS encoding TonB-dependent siderophore receptor: MSLPRPHLPLGLLGLSLALPVSHSLAQDSITLAPVKVSEVYSEGYQVHDASVTGFAPAPLLDTPASVAVFSEQLIVDRQVRKLSELLQSDASVGESYAPIGYYENFNVRGFELNAASSYKINGQTIAGEQNVALENKQQVELLKGLSGLQSGVAEPGGLINYVTKRPEDIRSVTVSSNEQSERYIATDLGGWFGSERQFGLLANLAHEDIRSYVDHADGKRDFAALAFDWQINPDALLQLDAEYQHREQRSVPGYQLLGGNSLPHDIDPHDRLAYQQWANPVSIDSLNLGGRFEYRFNDSWTGTLSASHSKVVIDDYSSFAWGSSEGAFFSSAGDYDIYDYRSPDDSRRTDEAQAALDGRFDALGLGHELTVGASAQRRTLDQRPYFNEWIGSGNIYEETPVLEPSDKTPGHSSRRLDSRQYGLFASDRISFNEQWQTVLGARLVRLDEKTFAEDGTPGRHTRDYQLLPNAALIYKPRADISLYTSYSKGISTGGTAPWFASNAAEILAPTLSHQLEVGIKRDWQRLSLSAALFQLRQAYQYSQPDGAGNFTYVQQGQQKNVGLELGASGWLTERLQINASAAAIRARVKNSGTADFEDHQAINVPNFRAAVQADYSLPIPGLALLGGARYSAGKYANQAGTVEVGSYAVFDLGSRYSTRIGGYDTVVRLMVDNVFDKRYWRDAGEYLGDGYLFQGAPRTARVSASVSF; encoded by the coding sequence ATGTCCCTGCCCCGCCCCCACCTGCCCTTGGGCCTGCTCGGCTTGAGCCTGGCCCTGCCCGTCTCGCACAGTCTGGCGCAGGACAGCATCACACTGGCGCCGGTGAAGGTGTCCGAGGTGTACAGCGAGGGTTACCAGGTTCATGACGCGTCGGTGACCGGTTTTGCACCCGCCCCCTTGCTGGATACTCCTGCGTCGGTTGCCGTGTTCAGCGAGCAATTGATCGTCGATCGCCAGGTACGCAAGCTCAGCGAACTCCTGCAAAGCGACGCCTCGGTGGGCGAAAGCTACGCGCCGATCGGCTACTACGAGAACTTCAACGTGCGCGGCTTCGAGCTCAATGCCGCCAGCAGTTACAAGATCAACGGCCAGACCATCGCCGGTGAGCAGAACGTCGCGCTGGAGAACAAGCAGCAAGTGGAGTTGCTCAAGGGCTTGTCCGGCTTGCAAAGTGGCGTCGCCGAACCCGGGGGGCTGATCAACTACGTCACCAAGCGCCCTGAAGACATACGCTCGGTGACGGTGTCGAGCAACGAGCAAAGCGAGCGCTACATCGCCACCGACCTGGGTGGCTGGTTCGGCAGTGAGCGACAGTTCGGCCTGCTCGCCAACCTCGCCCATGAAGACATCCGCTCCTATGTCGATCATGCCGACGGCAAACGCGACTTCGCCGCCCTGGCCTTTGACTGGCAGATCAACCCCGATGCCCTGCTGCAACTGGATGCCGAGTACCAGCACCGTGAGCAGCGCTCGGTGCCGGGTTATCAACTGCTCGGCGGCAACAGCCTGCCCCACGACATCGACCCCCACGACCGCCTGGCCTACCAGCAATGGGCCAACCCGGTGAGCATCGACTCGCTGAACCTGGGCGGGCGCTTCGAGTACCGCTTCAACGACAGCTGGACCGGCACCCTCAGCGCCTCGCACAGCAAGGTCGTGATCGACGACTACAGCTCTTTTGCCTGGGGCTCCAGCGAAGGCGCGTTCTTCAGCAGTGCCGGTGACTATGACATCTACGACTACCGCAGCCCCGACGATAGCCGCCGCACCGACGAAGCACAGGCAGCCCTCGATGGCCGCTTCGACGCGCTGGGACTGGGCCATGAGCTGACTGTGGGGGCCAGCGCCCAACGTCGCACCCTGGATCAGCGCCCGTATTTCAACGAATGGATCGGCAGCGGCAACATCTATGAAGAGACGCCGGTACTCGAGCCGTCCGACAAAACACCGGGCCACAGCAGCCGCCGCCTGGACAGCCGCCAGTACGGCTTGTTTGCCAGCGACCGGATCAGCTTCAACGAGCAGTGGCAAACGGTCCTGGGCGCACGCCTGGTGCGGCTGGATGAAAAAACCTTCGCTGAAGATGGCACCCCTGGTCGGCACACCCGCGATTATCAACTGCTGCCCAATGCCGCGCTGATCTACAAGCCGCGTGCGGATATCTCCCTGTACACCAGCTACAGCAAGGGGATCTCCACGGGCGGCACCGCACCGTGGTTTGCCAGCAACGCCGCCGAAATACTTGCCCCGACCCTGTCCCACCAGCTGGAAGTCGGCATCAAGCGCGACTGGCAACGCCTGAGCCTGAGCGCTGCCCTGTTCCAACTGCGCCAGGCTTATCAATATTCACAGCCGGACGGCGCAGGCAACTTCACCTACGTGCAACAAGGGCAACAGAAAAACGTCGGCCTGGAGCTGGGCGCCAGCGGCTGGCTGACCGAGCGCCTGCAGATCAACGCCAGCGCTGCGGCCATCCGCGCGCGGGTAAAAAACAGTGGTACGGCCGACTTTGAGGATCACCAGGCGATCAACGTGCCCAACTTCCGCGCCGCCGTGCAGGCCGACTACAGCCTGCCGATCCCAGGCCTGGCCCTGCTGGGCGGGGCACGCTACAGCGCCGGCAAATACGCCAACCAGGCCGGCACGGTAGAAGTCGGCAGCTACGCCGTGTTCGACCTGGGCAGCCGCTACAGCACGCGAATCGGAGGGTATGACACCGTGGTACGCCTGATGGTGGATAACGTGTTCGACAAACGCTACTGGCGAGACGCCGGGGAATACCTGGGGGATGGCTACCTGTTCCAGGGCGCGCCGAGAACGGCACGGGTGTCGGCGTCCGTAAGCTTCTGA
- a CDS encoding magnesium and cobalt transport protein CorA — protein MGRVVAAAVYSAGRKVTNISIDEGSQWASKPGHFVWIGLEEPNAQELANLQCQFNLHELAIEDALEKHSRPKLETFGDALFIVTYSPVRHEGKLEFIETHIFAGNGYIITCRNGHSKSYALVRQRCEARPLLLEHGEDFVLYALLDFVTENYQPIGEAIHGEIEELEQNVLSNSLQEEDIRRLHSLRRDILRLRRYVAPMVEVSEELQRLTFPFIDKNMRPYFRDVQIHVTRQMEDLSGIRDIASQTIEIGMLLESSRQSIVQRKFAAWAAILAFPTAVAGIYGMNFQNMPELSWHYGYFAVLGGIAVGCTALFASFKRSGWL, from the coding sequence ATGGGACGAGTCGTTGCGGCGGCGGTGTACAGCGCCGGCAGAAAGGTCACCAACATCAGCATCGATGAAGGCAGTCAGTGGGCGAGTAAACCTGGGCATTTCGTCTGGATCGGGCTGGAAGAGCCCAATGCCCAGGAGCTGGCCAACCTGCAATGCCAGTTCAACCTGCATGAACTGGCCATCGAGGATGCGCTGGAGAAGCACAGCCGGCCCAAGCTCGAGACCTTTGGCGATGCGCTGTTCATCGTCACCTACTCGCCGGTTCGCCACGAAGGCAAGCTGGAGTTCATCGAGACCCACATCTTCGCCGGCAATGGCTACATCATCACCTGCCGCAATGGCCACTCAAAATCCTACGCCCTGGTGCGCCAGCGCTGCGAAGCACGGCCGCTATTGCTGGAGCATGGCGAGGACTTCGTGCTCTACGCCCTGCTCGACTTCGTCACCGAGAACTATCAACCGATCGGCGAAGCCATCCACGGCGAAATCGAAGAGCTGGAGCAAAACGTACTGAGCAACTCGCTCCAGGAAGAAGACATCCGCCGCCTGCACAGCCTGCGCCGCGACATCCTGCGCCTGCGCCGCTATGTGGCGCCCATGGTTGAAGTCAGCGAAGAATTGCAGCGCCTGACCTTCCCCTTCATCGACAAGAACATGCGCCCGTATTTTCGCGATGTGCAGATTCACGTCACCCGCCAGATGGAAGACCTGTCCGGAATCCGTGACATCGCCAGCCAGACCATCGAGATCGGCATGCTGCTGGAGTCGTCACGCCAGAGCATCGTGCAACGCAAGTTCGCCGCCTGGGCGGCGATCCTGGCATTTCCCACGGCAGTGGCGGGCATCTACGGGATGAACTTTCAGAACATGCCGGAACTGAGCTGGCATTACGGCTATTTCGCCGTACTGGGTGGGATCGCCGTGGGCTGCACGGCGTTGTTTGCCAGTTTCAAGCGGTCCGGCTGGCTGTAA
- a CDS encoding amidotransferase: MSLRICILETDVLRPELVDQYQGYGRMFEQLFTRQPIAAEFRVYNVLNGEYPDDDQVFDAYLVTGSKADSFGDDPWIEKLKTFLLDRYQRGDKLLGVCFGHQLLALLLGGKSERATQGWGVGIHRYVMNAKAPWMSPQVEELTLLISHQDQVTRLPENATVIASSDFCPNAAYHIGDQVLCFQGHPEFIHDYSRALLELRQDNLGQEVYRKGIDSLAHEHQGSTVAEWMMRFVAHKPQGTSA, encoded by the coding sequence ATGTCGTTACGCATCTGCATCCTGGAAACCGACGTCCTGCGACCCGAGCTGGTCGATCAGTATCAGGGCTACGGACGGATGTTCGAGCAACTGTTCACCCGCCAGCCGATCGCCGCAGAGTTTCGCGTCTATAACGTGTTGAACGGCGAATACCCGGATGATGACCAGGTATTTGATGCCTACCTGGTGACTGGCAGCAAGGCCGACTCGTTCGGTGATGATCCCTGGATCGAAAAACTCAAGACGTTCCTGCTCGATCGCTACCAGCGCGGCGACAAGTTGCTGGGCGTGTGTTTCGGCCATCAGTTGCTGGCGCTGCTGCTGGGCGGCAAGAGCGAGCGTGCCACCCAGGGCTGGGGCGTGGGCATCCACCGCTATGTGATGAACGCCAAGGCGCCGTGGATGAGCCCGCAAGTCGAAGAATTGACCCTGTTGATCAGCCACCAGGACCAGGTGACCCGCCTGCCGGAAAACGCCACCGTGATTGCTTCCAGCGATTTCTGCCCGAATGCTGCCTATCACATCGGCGACCAGGTGCTGTGTTTCCAGGGGCACCCGGAGTTTATCCACGACTATTCCCGTGCGTTGCTGGAGCTGCGCCAGGACAACCTCGGCCAGGAGGTGTACCGCAAAGGTATCGACAGCCTGGCGCACGAGCATCAGGGCAGCACGGTCGCCGAATGGATGATGCGTTTCGTGGCACACAAGCCTCAGGGCACGTCGGCCTGA
- a CDS encoding crotonase/enoyl-CoA hydratase family protein yields MSELISYHLEDGIATLTLNNGKVNAISPDVIAAFNGALDQAVQDRAVVIITGQPGILSGGYDLKVMTAGPKEAVSLVTAGSTLARRMLSHPFPIIVACPGHAVAKGAFLLLSADYRIGVEGPFSIGLNEVQIGMTMHHAGIELARDRLRRSAFHRSVINAEMFDPISAVDAGFLDKVVPAEQLQETALNAARQLKKINMNAHKHTKLKVRKALLDSLDDAIIRDQEHMG; encoded by the coding sequence ATGAGTGAGCTGATTTCCTACCACCTTGAAGACGGTATCGCGACCCTGACCCTCAACAATGGCAAGGTCAACGCCATCTCGCCTGACGTCATTGCCGCCTTCAATGGCGCCCTGGACCAGGCTGTGCAAGATCGCGCGGTGGTGATTATCACCGGCCAGCCCGGCATTCTCTCCGGCGGCTATGACCTCAAGGTAATGACCGCCGGCCCCAAGGAAGCTGTCAGTCTGGTGACCGCAGGCTCGACCCTGGCCCGGCGCATGCTCTCGCACCCCTTCCCGATCATCGTCGCCTGCCCGGGTCATGCCGTGGCCAAAGGAGCTTTCCTGCTGCTGTCGGCCGATTACCGGATCGGCGTCGAAGGCCCATTCAGCATTGGCCTGAACGAAGTGCAGATTGGCATGACCATGCACCACGCCGGTATCGAGCTTGCCCGTGACCGCCTGCGTCGCTCGGCCTTCCACCGCTCGGTCATCAACGCCGAGATGTTCGACCCGATCAGCGCCGTGGATGCCGGGTTCCTCGACAAGGTGGTGCCTGCCGAGCAACTGCAGGAAACTGCCCTGAACGCTGCGCGCCAGTTGAAGAAGATCAACATGAACGCGCACAAGCACACCAAACTCAAGGTGCGCAAAGCGCTGCTCGACAGCCTCGACGACGCAATCATCCGCGACCAGGAACACATGGGGTAA
- a CDS encoding lysophospholipid acyltransferase family protein, with the protein MLFLVRMLLLGLHFVVIGIVGVLIGLCRPFNPDNSRIYARLYGLPATWLMHLDVKAEVGPLFDQPPGCVIIANHQSNHDLFVLGHVVPPRTVCIGKKSLKWVPLFGQLFWLGGNVLIDRGNAYQARRAMQTTTRTLCENNTSIWVFPEGTRNAGDQLIPFKKGAFHMAVEAGVPIVPVCVSRYARRLSLNSWRRSTVIIRSLPPIATSGLTQQDVPALAEQCRIQMQRCIDLMEAELQQA; encoded by the coding sequence ATGCTTTTTCTTGTACGCATGCTCCTGTTGGGGCTGCACTTTGTTGTCATCGGAATTGTCGGTGTACTGATTGGCCTGTGCCGGCCATTCAACCCGGATAACAGCCGTATCTATGCGCGCCTGTACGGGCTGCCCGCCACCTGGCTGATGCACCTTGATGTCAAGGCCGAGGTCGGCCCGCTGTTCGACCAACCGCCTGGCTGCGTGATCATTGCCAACCACCAATCCAACCATGACCTGTTCGTGCTCGGTCACGTGGTGCCGCCACGCACCGTGTGCATCGGGAAAAAAAGCCTGAAATGGGTTCCCCTGTTCGGCCAATTGTTCTGGCTGGGCGGCAATGTGCTGATCGACCGCGGCAACGCCTACCAGGCTCGCCGCGCCATGCAGACCACCACCCGCACCTTGTGCGAGAACAACACCTCGATCTGGGTATTCCCCGAAGGCACCCGCAACGCCGGCGATCAGTTGATCCCGTTCAAGAAAGGCGCCTTCCACATGGCCGTGGAGGCCGGTGTGCCGATCGTGCCGGTGTGTGTCAGCCGCTATGCCCGACGCCTGAGCCTGAACAGCTGGCGCCGCAGCACAGTCATCATCCGCTCCCTGCCCCCCATTGCCACCAGCGGCCTGACCCAGCAGGACGTGCCGGCCCTGGCCGAGCAATGCCGGATTCAGATGCAGCGCTGCATCGACCTGATGGAGGCTGAATTGCAACAGGCCTGA
- a CDS encoding cytochrome c, giving the protein MRHCLTLLLTLLCLPLQAAQLSLELGTVSRQWQSAELLAHPQAQTIEIPDDVSYKKTMHYRAVPLAVLLEGIAPDDHLQAVADDGFAAEMPAAPLLKKGPARAWLAIEDPAHPWPPLGQDKPSAGPFYLVWTQPQAGRISPEQWPFQVASIRRLAPVAERFPALLPAADLASGDPINLGFTLFQKNCLACHRLNGAGDAQFGPDLNVPHNPTEYFQPTFLRRYIRDPQSLRQWPQAKMPGFSSAVLSDPELDALLAYLSHMATRKHP; this is encoded by the coding sequence ATGCGCCACTGCCTCACCCTGCTGTTGACCTTGCTCTGCCTGCCCCTGCAGGCGGCTCAACTGTCCCTGGAACTGGGCACTGTCAGCCGTCAGTGGCAAAGCGCCGAGCTGCTTGCCCATCCGCAGGCGCAAACTATCGAGATCCCGGACGATGTGTCCTACAAGAAAACCATGCACTACCGCGCCGTCCCCCTGGCGGTACTGCTGGAAGGCATAGCCCCCGACGATCACCTGCAAGCGGTGGCCGATGACGGCTTTGCCGCCGAGATGCCCGCCGCGCCCCTGCTCAAGAAAGGCCCCGCACGCGCCTGGCTGGCCATTGAGGACCCTGCCCATCCTTGGCCTCCGCTGGGCCAGGACAAACCCAGTGCCGGTCCGTTCTATCTGGTCTGGACTCAACCGCAAGCCGGACGTATCAGCCCGGAACAATGGCCCTTCCAGGTGGCCAGCATTCGCCGCCTGGCGCCGGTGGCCGAACGCTTCCCCGCGTTGCTGCCTGCAGCCGACCTGGCCAGTGGCGACCCCATCAACCTGGGGTTCACCCTGTTCCAGAAGAACTGCCTGGCCTGCCACCGCCTCAATGGCGCCGGCGATGCGCAGTTTGGCCCCGACCTCAATGTGCCCCACAATCCCACCGAATACTTCCAGCCAACTTTCCTTCGCCGTTACATCCGCGACCCGCAAAGCCTGCGTCAATGGCCACAAGCCAAGATGCCCGGCTTCAGCAGCGCGGTGCTCAGCGACCCGGAACTGGATGCACTGCTGGCCTATCTTTCGCACATGGCCACCCGCAAACACCCCTGA
- a CDS encoding circularly permuted type 2 ATP-grasp protein: protein MIRTFYDEMYSADGHVRPHYREFARWLADTPPELLAQRRREADLLFHRAGITFTLYGDEQGTERLIPFDTIPRSIPASEWRVVERGCIQRVKALNLFLADLYHGQRIIRAGIIPAEQVLANEQYQLAMQGLDLHRDIYAHISGVDLVRDGDGSYYVLEDNLRTPSGVSYMLEDRKMMMRLFPELFAAQRIAPIDHYPNLLLDTLKSASPLDNPSVVVLTPGRFNSAFFEHAFLAREMGVELVEGADLFVRDERVFMRTTDGPKAVDVIYRRLDDAFLDPLAFNPESMLGVPGLLSAYRCGNVVLANAIGTGVADDKSIYPYVTDMIRFYLDEEPILKNVPTWQCRKPEELSHVLAHLPELVVKETQGSGGYGMLVGPAATRAEIEAFAARIKARPAAYIAQPTLSLSTCPTFVENGIAPRHIDLRPFVLSGRETRVVPGGLTRVALREGSLVVNSSQGGGTKDTWVVED, encoded by the coding sequence ATGATCCGCACCTTTTATGACGAGATGTACAGCGCAGACGGCCATGTCCGTCCGCACTACCGGGAGTTCGCCCGCTGGTTGGCCGACACCCCGCCGGAACTGCTGGCGCAACGTCGGCGCGAGGCCGACCTGCTGTTTCACCGCGCCGGCATCACCTTCACCCTCTACGGCGACGAGCAGGGCACCGAGCGCCTGATCCCCTTCGACACCATTCCCCGCAGCATCCCGGCCAGTGAGTGGCGGGTGGTGGAGCGGGGCTGTATCCAGCGGGTCAAGGCGCTCAACTTGTTCCTGGCCGACCTCTACCATGGCCAGCGGATCATCCGCGCCGGGATCATTCCCGCCGAACAGGTTCTGGCCAACGAGCAGTACCAACTGGCAATGCAGGGGCTGGACCTGCACCGCGATATCTATGCACACATCTCCGGCGTCGACCTGGTGCGTGATGGCGACGGCAGCTACTACGTGCTCGAAGACAACCTGCGCACCCCCAGTGGTGTGAGCTACATGCTCGAAGATCGCAAGATGATGATGCGGCTGTTCCCCGAACTGTTCGCGGCCCAGCGCATCGCGCCGATCGACCACTATCCCAACCTGCTGCTCGACACCCTCAAAAGCGCGAGCCCCCTGGATAACCCGAGCGTGGTGGTACTCACGCCGGGGCGTTTCAACAGCGCATTTTTCGAGCATGCCTTCCTGGCCCGGGAAATGGGCGTCGAACTGGTCGAGGGGGCGGATCTGTTTGTGCGTGACGAGCGGGTGTTCATGCGCACCACCGACGGCCCCAAGGCAGTGGATGTGATCTACCGGCGCCTGGACGACGCCTTCCTTGATCCGCTGGCCTTCAATCCCGAGTCGATGCTTGGGGTGCCCGGGCTGCTCTCGGCCTATCGTTGCGGCAACGTGGTGCTGGCCAATGCCATTGGTACCGGGGTGGCCGACGACAAGTCGATCTATCCCTACGTCACCGACATGATCCGCTTCTATCTGGACGAAGAGCCCATTCTCAAGAACGTGCCGACCTGGCAGTGCCGCAAGCCCGAAGAGTTGTCCCATGTGCTGGCGCATCTGCCAGAGCTGGTGGTCAAGGAAACCCAGGGGTCGGGCGGCTACGGCATGCTGGTGGGGCCTGCGGCGACCCGCGCCGAAATCGAGGCCTTCGCCGCGCGAATCAAGGCCCGGCCCGCGGCCTACATCGCCCAGCCGACGCTGTCGCTGTCGACCTGTCCGACCTTCGTGGAAAACGGCATCGCGCCCCGTCATATCGACCTGCGTCCCTTCGTGCTCAGCGGTCGGGAAACCCGCGTGGTGCCCGGCGGCCTGACCCGGGTGGCGCTGCGTGAAGGCTCGTTGGTGGTCAACTCGTCCCAGGGCGGCGGTACCAAGGACACCTGGGTGGTCGAGGATTAA
- a CDS encoding ribonuclease E inhibitor RraB, with amino-acid sequence MSSQYEDISSTVLRQMKEGGFNFAQIHPIEFYAVFPDEARARRAAGQFRGESLSAQVRERDDGAWHLELSKVMYATYGGIGEFEQDFEAVIAPLGGEIEGWGVKQERPLA; translated from the coding sequence ATGAGCAGCCAATACGAGGACATCAGCAGCACCGTATTGCGACAGATGAAAGAGGGTGGTTTCAACTTCGCCCAGATTCATCCCATCGAGTTTTATGCGGTATTTCCCGATGAGGCACGGGCACGACGGGCAGCAGGACAGTTTCGCGGGGAGTCGCTGAGCGCACAGGTGCGCGAGCGCGACGACGGTGCCTGGCACCTGGAATTGAGCAAAGTGATGTATGCCACCTATGGCGGTATCGGCGAATTCGAGCAGGACTTCGAAGCGGTGATCGCGCCGTTGGGTGGGGAAATCGAAGGCTGGGGCGTGAAACAGGAGCGCCCGCTGGCCTGA
- a CDS encoding alpha-E domain-containing protein, whose protein sequence is MLSRTASDLYWMSRYLERAENLARMLDVSYSLSLMPQDGRGDGLDEVAMPLLITGTLDDYLERHGQLHAERLLHFFALDPDNPASIYSCLGAARASAHAVRGRITADMWENINATWLEIRGIAEQGLGRYGMSRFCEWIKERSHLFRGATYGTIMRNDAFRFIRLGTFIERADNTLRLLDARYEMLGEEAEAVSDSSARGYYQWSALLRALSSFEAYTEIYRDAPAARHVAELLLLRADVPRSLRACTEEIDLILASLPGSNGRAAQRLAAEVDARLRYTGIDEILAEGLHPWLTHYIPLVRQLGNAIQSAYLEAV, encoded by the coding sequence ATGTTGAGTAGAACTGCCTCTGATTTGTACTGGATGTCGCGTTACCTGGAGCGGGCGGAAAACCTCGCGCGCATGCTCGATGTCAGCTATTCGCTGTCGCTGATGCCCCAGGACGGCCGGGGCGACGGCCTGGATGAAGTGGCCATGCCGTTGTTGATCACCGGCACGCTGGACGACTATCTGGAACGCCATGGCCAGTTGCACGCCGAACGCCTGCTGCACTTCTTCGCCCTGGACCCGGACAACCCGGCCAGTATCTACAGCTGCCTGGGCGCGGCCCGCGCCAGTGCCCATGCGGTACGGGGGCGGATCACCGCCGACATGTGGGAAAACATCAACGCCACCTGGCTCGAGATTCGCGGTATTGCCGAGCAGGGCCTTGGCCGGTACGGCATGAGCCGTTTCTGCGAATGGATCAAGGAGCGCTCCCACCTGTTCCGCGGTGCCACCTACGGCACGATCATGCGCAACGATGCGTTCCGCTTCATCCGCCTGGGCACCTTCATTGAGCGCGCCGACAACACCCTGCGCCTGCTGGACGCCCGCTACGAGATGCTTGGCGAGGAGGCCGAGGCGGTCAGCGACAGTTCCGCCCGGGGCTATTACCAGTGGAGTGCCTTGTTGCGGGCGCTGTCTTCATTCGAGGCTTACACCGAGATTTATCGCGATGCGCCCGCGGCACGGCATGTGGCCGAACTGTTGTTGCTGCGCGCCGATGTGCCGCGCTCGCTGCGTGCCTGCACCGAAGAAATCGACCTGATCCTGGCCAGCCTGCCGGGCAGCAACGGCCGTGCCGCGCAGCGCCTGGCAGCCGAAGTCGATGCGCGCCTGCGCTACACCGGGATCGACGAGATCCTTGCCGAAGGCCTGCACCCCTGGCTGACCCATTACATCCCACTGGTGCGCCAGTTGGGCAATGCCATTCAAAGCGCGTACCTGGAGGCCGTATGA
- a CDS encoding transglutaminase family protein, giving the protein MRLTISHETAYHYEDQVRASIQYLRLTPHDSERQQVLAWQLDLPRPVRAQLDPFGNILHVLSLDEPHSDLIIGARGLVEIDESREAEHEAQSPLPFLRFTRLTEADEAMRAFASQQCRKRRDRSALIELMNALNQRMAYRPGTTAVDTSAAQAFAAGSGVCQDHTHAFLACVRSLGVPARYVSGYLFDSDSQQMASHAWAEAWLDDAWYSFDVTNQLDRPERHLKLAVGLDYLDACPVRGMRRGGGFEQMHAKVLVTPGFKAQQQ; this is encoded by the coding sequence ATGAGACTGACCATTAGCCACGAAACTGCCTATCACTATGAGGACCAGGTTCGGGCCAGTATCCAGTACCTGCGCCTGACGCCCCACGACAGCGAGCGCCAACAGGTTCTCGCCTGGCAGCTAGACCTGCCGCGCCCGGTGCGGGCACAGCTGGACCCGTTCGGTAACATCCTCCACGTCTTGAGTCTGGACGAGCCGCACTCGGACCTGATCATCGGTGCCCGCGGCCTGGTGGAAATCGACGAGAGCCGTGAAGCCGAGCATGAAGCGCAGTCACCATTGCCGTTCTTGCGCTTTACCCGATTGACCGAGGCCGATGAAGCCATGCGCGCCTTTGCCAGCCAGCAATGCCGCAAGCGCCGGGACCGCTCGGCACTGATCGAATTGATGAATGCGTTGAACCAGCGCATGGCGTATCGCCCTGGCACCACGGCGGTAGATACCAGTGCTGCCCAGGCTTTCGCCGCCGGTTCCGGTGTGTGCCAGGACCATACCCATGCCTTTCTGGCGTGTGTGCGCAGCCTGGGCGTACCGGCGCGTTACGTTTCGGGTTACCTGTTCGACAGTGACAGCCAGCAGATGGCCAGTCATGCCTGGGCCGAGGCCTGGCTCGATGACGCCTGGTACAGCTTCGATGTGACAAACCAGCTGGACCGCCCCGAGCGTCACCTGAAGCTTGCGGTGGGCCTGGATTACCTGGATGCCTGCCCGGTGCGCGGCATGCGTCGGGGCGGCGGCTTCGAGCAGATGCATGCCAAGGTGTTGGTCACGCCCGGCTTTAAAGCTCAGCAGCAATAG